The Drosophila yakuba strain Tai18E2 chromosome X, Prin_Dyak_Tai18E2_2.1, whole genome shotgun sequence DNA segment aaaccTATGTCTACAATCTGCAATCAAAACTATTACGTCCATAAAGTTCTCAATTAAGCGTCAGATTGTCAAACCCAATCATTCGATCAAATCTAAGCCAATTGATTAATCGAACGTAATGCCGTAATCGTTATAGCATCGTCGTACTATCTGGGAATTGATCATCAAACTGCAATTGCCGCCGGCACACATGTCGCATGAGtaatattatatgtatatatgtatactatatGTTATGGTTGCAATGATAGCTTGAAAATTTCCATTGGTTATCTATTTTCCGGCTTAACGACCCGATCTAATATAATAAAAGTCATTTCAATAGTAAAAATCAAGTTGGAGTCCCTGCGAATTGccacatatacataaatactaCTATGAACATGAGTTCCGAAATATAAATGGGTGTGGCTCCGCCCGCTAACAATTGAAAGCAACTGAATAAAGAAACTGAACTGTCTTATTAAAGGCCTTCAAACATGGCATATTGAAACGTGAACGTGATAATGAAGTTAACTATCTAAATTGGCGCAGTTTAATAGATAACGATATAATCTGGAATgcaaaaaataagtaaatgtaCGTGACATAGAACACATTTTCAAGAATACCTTTCTCTCTTGAAGGGAAAGTGGAAATAAGATAAGATTGCTAAAATAAAGTTTAACCTTTCAAGACAGACGCAAATAGACTCAACTACAGAAAGGATCTCTGTAATAAATGATGTCAATGACCTCTGAATGTtcttatatgtatgtacctatTGTGAAGTGCTACCTATTATCATCACTTAACCTTTAGCTTCTCGGTGTGCCATTCAATTGTAGTCGGCAgtttatatttcaaaagaaACCATTGATTTCATAAACTAACAGTTGGCCGGATAAGTTTAAGCATTTATCCTTTAATTATGGCATGGTGATCCTTTAAAGACGCTccttttaacttttgttgAACCCAAGTTCCCCGATTTACGACTTTTTTGCAATCGTTAACCGCCTGGAGTGCACGTATAATGATAATGCGCCTATGATAAGATCCTGTAAAGTGCCTTTGGGCATTTCGAAAAACCCAAGATTCCCAATTTCCAACGTAATGCTGGTTCTTTGTTGGTTTTATCGCGCTGACAGCCTTCTAGAGTGCATGTACCCGTGGTTATATTTAAGTTAAGACCTTGTCGAGTGCACTCAGAGTTTTTCTTTTGGGTGGGGAGGCGTTGGGGTTGGGGGATGTAAaaggaagggaagggaagggaaaggAAATCGGTACGGAACGCAAATAAACAATCGAATTTCGGGCGCGTGCTATCAGCCGAGCGTCCGGGTTTTTCGACTACGTAACAACGGGCGGGCtgcagtggaaaattttcTAGCTGCTCCGCCCGCCTGCTGCGCACTTTCACCCCTCTGGAAAAGAAACGGAAGAAACGCCAACGGATTGGGGCAGGTGGGGAGACAGAGACACAGGGAGGCTGTTTCCGTTTGGCTTGGTTAACATAGCTCACCTTTCTGATCGCCTTGGAATCGCCGGCTCGGGTGGGAATCAACGTGTTGTCCAGGTCAAAGTAAAAGGCCCTGATTTTCGCACATGTCGCATCGAAATGTGAATGTGTGGCTGTCAATTGCTTGCCGCAATGGAGTTTGCTAGCTGCCATGGGAGTCGTCGAGCGGGGGGATGGGGGTTTGGGGGGCTGTGCGTACGTGGGGGCACTGTCAGGGGGAGGGGTGATGGTAGGTGGGTGGGATGCAAACGTGGAGCAAGATCAACTTTGGTGCAATTCAATCCGCCAGCGGATATGCGATTCGAAATTTGGCGCCAAACGAAGCGAAAGGTACGAGTTGCAGCAGTGCAGCGGCACTGCAgtattttcccgattttccacgAGCGGACTAACAAAAGATTCCGCTTCTCGCGCGGCGAAGTTAAAACGGCAACTGAAtcgaaacgaaaaaaaaaataacgaaacgGAACGGGAGCGGTCGCAGTAAGGTCGAGAGAGGGGGTGGCGGGCCGGCGGAACAGGTGAGCGcgggtgtatgtgtgtgtgcgtgtgagtgcTTGTGGACCGAGTGAGAGCGGAGCAGCgactgaaaaactgaaagaaaGTGGGAGCGCGCATGGTAACACAGTGGCGACCAAAAGTGTGCGCAGGCGAACAGTGTGACCAATCGCCCCCAATAAGTATCTAAAGCTTAACCAGCCACTGCGTCAATTGGGTATTAACAAGAAACTAAGATTCAGATTTTAAAATCAACCTACTTTTAAAAGTGTTGAATTTAATAACTGGCTAGACATCTGTCTCTTCTTGTTTCGCACAACTGCAGCACAGCACATGTGCTTTTTGCGGGCACATACTTTTTGGCGCCACTGTGCAAAGTGTGCCAAGTGCCGTTTGCGCGCGAGAGCGAATGAGAGTAGGCGACCTCGCGCAGAGTTGTCTCTATGCGCCGTTAAGCGACCGTGAGCGGAAAAGAGAGCACGATAGAGGTCGCGGGAGGGTCCCATTGCTTTGCTAAGACGCCTGCTCTTCACTCTCAATTTGAAATGAATCCAAGGCTCGCTAATTTCCTCAttgttttgcaatttatttttaaattctaaaaataaaaccaggaaaagcaacaacaacagttcTTTGTTTACCAAAAATATAAGTTGTTTTATACTTCCTGGTGCTTTATAGCACTGGCCTGGCGGTTAATCGATAGTCTTCGATAGTCATTGTTAAAAATGGCAACGCTTTGCTTTCTTTTAACGAGGTGGCAAGTGATTAGCCCACGGATTTTTTGTGCATCTTTCTGTGTTCTTTTTATTCGTTTTGggagtttttaaaaattttcagCGATGAGCAACGCAGAGGCAACTACGGATTTATATTCCACAGGTGAGTGAATATTAAAACAACCCGAAAGGTGTAATACAACGAGATTTTCTTGTAGAAACCATTCTGAAAGCAGCGGACGAGGAAGTGGAGAAGGCTTCAGCGGCCAGTAGGAGCAGGTTATCGGCCGAAGAGAAGAACCCGGATGGCAAGGAGCAGGCGGTAACGCCGGAGGACGAGCTTATCTCCATGGAAACGCTGCGCCCCTCGCCTGTCCAATGGCCGGAGCGATGTGAGTGTAGACAACGTGAGCACCCAGAAGTTGGCGCCATTTTTAACGCCTACTTTTCGTTTCTTTTGGTCCAGTTCCCGGAATGGACGAGTTCCTCACCATGAGCGACACGCCGATCTACACGCGCAGCACGGACTACGCCAACAATCTGACAATGGAGGACATGGCCAAAATCAatcgtatgtatatatattgtgtatatatatgtattgcGGCATATTCATTacatacttttgttttttcagaACTAGCCCAGCTCACTCCCGAGCAGCTGATCGAGAATATAAAGTCAATGCATGATGAAATTTACCAGCTGGGACTGCGTGAGGCAAAGGAGATGACTCGTGGTAAGCTGCTGGGCATCTTTGACCGGGATCGCGTTCCTAAGCGGCAGCCATGAGGCAGGATGACTGGGTGATCCCTGGAAATGGGACTGCCAAGGATCTCTTTGAAGTCGAATTAGGAACATAGGCGTAGTTTCATAGTGTACATAGTTCTATTTTTATAGTGCGTTATGCGAGTTGTGAATGTATCGCAATTTTACAAAGATAAATAGGCGTTTGAACAGTAACTAACGTTTATTTCCATTAAAGCATTTTGGGTCCTACGTCGCTTGTATTACAGATACATTTGAGGAGTCGAAGGAGAGATGAAGTTGAAGGATTGCCAAGGAATGCAGAAGGATCAGAAGTTTTGGAGAAGGCACAGTAGATTTCGCTATGCAGGGACATTAACGCAACAAATAACTCTGTCTATGTGGGATTGGATGGATCGGTTACTCTAGTGCCTTCTATTTATACTTAACTAAATGCTTTCATTCAGATTTATATAGTAGCCTTTCCCATGATCCATCCCAATGTGGGAAAGTGTGTTGGTGCTGATGGTGTGATTACATGCTGTTTCCCGTGAATATATTCTGCCTAACTTGCATCAATTCCCATTACTCCTGCCATTGCATTCCGAATCGCTGCTCAAAGGTGATCCGGTTAAAGACGCCCGCATCGGCCAGCTGCAAGGGATCGGTGTAGTACGCAAAACGCCGTATATCCAGCATGGCCAGGTCGAACATTTGCTTCCAACTGGTCAAATCCGTGACGCTCATGTGGATCGGCAGCTGGGGATCCGGTATATCGATGGCTGCCTGCAGTCGGTCAAAAGCCTCGGCAATTGGTCCCACCGACAAATTAACCCAGTACTCCGCTGGAAAGCGCTTGTTCTCGCAGAACGGCGCTCCCTTGCGCATGATGAAGACCAGCATGAGTATCTCATAGCGCTCGGAGCTCTCATAAAAGCGCTTGGTTCGGGTCTTCTCCACGAAATCGATGAGAAGGATCAGAGGCGTGTAGTTCTGGAGGTGCATCAATAGCTCCCGATCTGTCCAAAGGTAACGACCACCTTTGACGGTCAGCAGGCTCATGTTGCTGGCGagttgttgatgctgctgctgctgttgctgctggtggtgttgctgctgatgctgctgctggtgctgctgttgctgctgaaggtgttgctgttggtgttgctgctgctgctgctgctggtggtgttgttgctgctgctgctgttgctggtggtgaATGCCGCCGGCGGATGGGGCTGGAGTTCCGGTACTCGATGCAACCTGGCTGGGCATGGCGACCACAATGCCCGTCTGTCTCTGGCAGCCAATCTCCTCCACCATGTGCGCTGCGATGACgacaaaatgcaattaaggCAAGTGCCTAAACCAGGCCAAGGTCGCTGCGTGGGCCGAGCACCCAGCCACCCCCAACCCACCCTTATTACTTGTTGCAAATAGCGAGCAGTAAACAGCAGCAAACGAGCAGCAAGTCAAAGGCTACGGCAATTGCAATCGACTTACTGCGTGCCCCAATCAAAGCGGCGGAAATTTAATGAGGCGGATGGATCGGGAACGGGTCTTTTGCGGGCCTGCACTTGGATCGGAGGTACGACTCTGGCCCCAACAGCAATGGGCTATCTCCTCCGGCAGCTCTGCGTGTGTGCCGTGCGCCCTGGACGATTGTTGCCACGCGAGTGCCTCCCCAAGTCCGAAGTCGGAGCCTCTCGGACCCGCATTCTCGTTGCACTCGGTCTCAGTTTTCGGACTCGGTTGCGCCAGCCGATGGCCATGTGGATGTGCATTATAGGGTCTCGGCCCGTTTGGCAATGAACTTATTGGATGCGTTCTGCGCTGGCTGCGTTTCGCAGATTTGTTACCAAGCAAGCTGCCAACTCTAAAATGTATGTCCCCAAGCGATGgattcaaaaataaatgcgaaaaacatatacacatatatacatacatatatagcttataaaaataaagaatttcatgtttaagttaaaaaaatcaaGACAAGAACATGCTTAAactttaacaaaatatttatacgtACCTACATATAATTAGGCAAATTGAGGTTGCATTTAAATAAGAGTTGTAAGATTTCAAGAGTTTTAAGCACCCTGTTCCATTCACCTTTGATTTGATTGAAAGCTTATTAAAGCTCATCAGCTTATCAGCAAACGAAATCGAAGTTTTGATGAGCGTGgttttaaatttccaataaaGGTAAACTGTTGACTTAAATCCACCTTGAGCGGTAAATAAGTAAACAGATTGGGGAAACGGAAAGCGAAATTCGTTTGTAAACGATTTGGAGTAActacatttgcatttaataagGCCTCATATTTTCCcacaaattaataaacaatatcATGAttaatgtataatttttaataCTAATATACAGAAATACGAATATTATTAATGTACACTAATGCATAGCATCGGGTATTATAACTAGTCTTAGTAGAATTATACACGCCCCACTAAATAGTAACAAAAATTTACAGCCAGGgtcaaaatatttgaaaaaaagaTATCCTTGGGATGACTTAGCTTAAAAACTCTTTTATATAAATGCCTAAAACTTTTGTTAAAGTTTGCCCACCTTCTGATCGAACTCGTCCTTGTGCTCATTCTTTAGGTACTTCCGCATCCCGACGAGCATGTAGCGCACTTTGGGCGCGGATAGGACATCCAGGAGTATGACCATCAGGGCCTGAAAGCTCTCATAGGTGCCATCTTTATACTCCAGCAGAGCCTTGCCAAAGCGGCGGAATTGATCCTGGGTGACCAGACTGCGTAGCTGCAATGTAAGGTATATAATTAACAGCAGTATGAAAGAAATTTCCAATGTATCCCACCTCTCGGAGAAAATCGGCCCTTTCCGCAGGTGCCTCCTTAACTTGCGAACTGCTTGGCTCCACCTTGATGTTCTCCACCAGCTTATATCGCTTCTTTGACACCTGACTGGAGGATTCCGGCTGCGTCGGCGAGCTTCGCTCCCGCTTGTGAATCTTCACCATGCCAGAGGAGCCACTTTTACTATCCATGCAGCAGTTAAAATCGATACTCTAGAAAGGGGAAAACAATTCCGTAGGAACTAAATAA contains these protein-coding regions:
- the LOC6524107 gene encoding protein lin-52 homolog, whose amino-acid sequence is MSNAEATTDLYSTETILKAADEEVEKASAASRSRLSAEEKNPDGKEQAVTPEDELISMETLRPSPVQWPERFPGMDEFLTMSDTPIYTRSTDYANNLTMEDMAKINQLAQLTPEQLIENIKSMHDEIYQLGLREAKEMTRGKLLGIFDRDRVPKRQP
- the LOC6524108 gene encoding general transcriptional corepressor trfA translates to MVEEIGCQRQTGIVVAMPSQVASSTGTPAPSAGGIHHQQQQQQQQHHQQQQQQQHQQQHLQQQQQHQQQHQQQHHQQQQQQQHQQLASNMSLLTVKGGRYLWTDRELLMHLQNYTPLILLIDFVEKTRTKRFYESSERYEILMLVFIMRKGAPFCENKRFPAEYWVNLSVGPIAEAFDRLQAAIDIPDPQLPIHMSVTDLTSWKQMFDLAMLDIRRFAYYTDPLQLADAGVFNRITFEQRFGMQWQE